TTAACTTTGGTTGACGTCTGCCACCCGACTTTCCCATAGGCATGGTAAGCAAGTTTACGCCGGCTTTTAACGAAGTATACTTTATCAACAAGTATACCCTGTACCATATCCTTGACGGACAGGGTGCAATCCAGGTAGACTTTGAAAACTACAACGACTGGACCAATAAGCTGATATTTCTAGAGAAGGGGCAGTACATCAAATTTTTGTCCGATTCTTTTGTTGTCCGACGTATCGAGTTTCCCGGTGAAGCCGTTTTTAATAACAAAGAAGTACGGGTGCTTTTTAAACACCTCGTTTCGCTTGGATATATAAATTTTGACGATTGCGAAGCCTGTCAACGGTACCTGACCAACACGGTGTTTTCTGACAACGTCTACAACATTATAGATGCTTCCGCTGAACAGTGGTTTTGGCAGAACCCTTTTCATGCTGAAAAAGAAGAGTACCATGTCATCTTTGACCTCAAAGATATTATTGACGAACAGTATCAGCATGCCCTGACCGCATCCCAGTTGGTCGCCCTGATCAATCAGCAGGGCCGGGATGCTTTTTCGCTCGTTAAAGAAAAGATTGGCCTTTCAGTAAAAGCAATGCTGGAGCGTAAACGCCTTACCGAGGGTAAAAAGGAGGTTGCATTTACTGACAAGCCGATCAAAGAAATTGGGTACGACCTTGGCTATCGCGATCCTGCTTATTTCAGCCGTGTCTTCAAACGAAAAACGGGCCAGAGCCCGGAAGCGTTTAGGTCAGACATAGATTTTGAGAAGCAAGACCTGTTTGTAGAAGATTTGTATACCTTGTTGAAAGCTCATCACGCTGAACACCGTGCGTTAGGATTTTATGCAGACCAGATGCACATGACCGTCAAAAGCCTGTCTCGCAACGTGAGGAAAAAGCTGAATGCCTCGCTCGGCCAACTCATCAGGCATGAGTTGATTAACTCCGCAAAAATAATGCTCACGCAGGGTGAAGCTATCCAGGAGGTTGCCTTCCGTCTTGGCTTCGAAGAATCCAATCACTTCTCCGCTTTTTTTAAGCGCTACACGGGCATGACACCTTCCCAATTCAAAATGAAAAAGTACAAGCAGTAGGGCTTTTCTTGTACCGTTTCAGCGGGGTACCCCACCTACCTTTTTTACCGAAATAGATGACTTCAATCTACTGCATTAAGTCTGTCAAACAGACCTGGCGCAGCCAATCGGTAAATTAAATGAGCATTAATACCCACGTTGAACAAATGGATGCCCTCGTTGCGAAGGGCGCAATCGTCGAAGCTGTACAAACCTTCTTTGCGGATGAAGCCAGTACTTCTGATTACGGCAATGTCACAACGGCCAGCAAAAGCCAGATGGTGGAGAAAATGGAAGGCTTTACAGGCGCCATTGCATCCGTTAACGGCATAACCCATCACCGGACCCTCGTGGACGGCAATGTCTCGGCATCAGAGTTTACCTTCGACTTCGACATGAAGGATGGGAGTAAAATCTTGTGGCACGAAATCATTCGCCGGATTTGGAATGC
The Bacteroidota bacterium genome window above contains:
- a CDS encoding AraC family transcriptional regulator, giving the protein MVSKFTPAFNEVYFINKYTLYHILDGQGAIQVDFENYNDWTNKLIFLEKGQYIKFLSDSFVVRRIEFPGEAVFNNKEVRVLFKHLVSLGYINFDDCEACQRYLTNTVFSDNVYNIIDASAEQWFWQNPFHAEKEEYHVIFDLKDIIDEQYQHALTASQLVALINQQGRDAFSLVKEKIGLSVKAMLERKRLTEGKKEVAFTDKPIKEIGYDLGYRDPAYFSRVFKRKTGQSPEAFRSDIDFEKQDLFVEDLYTLLKAHHAEHRALGFYADQMHMTVKSLSRNVRKKLNASLGQLIRHELINSAKIMLTQGEAIQEVAFRLGFEESNHFSAFFKRYTGMTPSQFKMKKYKQ